In Haloterrigena turkmenica DSM 5511, a single genomic region encodes these proteins:
- a CDS encoding uracil-DNA glycosylase, whose amino-acid sequence MTHVSPSPSDTNADPAYPTERNVIEPGCERCPALAEHRECISWGTGPLEASVLVVGEAPGPGNPDADRWKGGNWTGKAYTSRHSGRRIRRMLERVGYGDDAYYTNAVKCFPADPADPTSNREPTPEERTNCRGHLLTEIETVDPDVVLATGKHATTSVLAAEDHTLEGFIDAVLEPVDCERLETTLLPILHPSYQDVWIGRLGYEPDEYLAAIGEALEELCGQVGE is encoded by the coding sequence GTGACGCACGTGTCTCCCTCCCCTTCCGACACCAACGCGGATCCGGCCTATCCGACCGAGCGAAACGTCATCGAACCCGGCTGCGAGCGCTGTCCGGCGCTCGCCGAGCACCGCGAGTGCATCTCGTGGGGGACCGGCCCGCTCGAGGCCAGCGTGCTGGTCGTCGGCGAGGCGCCTGGTCCAGGCAATCCCGACGCCGACCGCTGGAAGGGCGGTAACTGGACCGGCAAGGCATACACCTCCCGTCACTCCGGCCGGCGCATCCGCCGGATGCTCGAGCGGGTCGGCTACGGTGACGACGCCTACTACACGAACGCGGTGAAATGTTTTCCAGCCGATCCGGCGGATCCGACGAGTAATCGGGAGCCGACGCCCGAAGAGCGAACGAACTGCCGCGGCCACCTGCTGACCGAGATCGAGACGGTCGATCCCGACGTCGTCCTCGCGACCGGGAAACACGCCACGACGAGCGTCCTCGCGGCCGAGGACCACACCCTCGAGGGCTTCATCGACGCCGTCCTCGAGCCCGTGGACTGCGAGCGACTCGAAACGACGCTCCTGCCGATCCTGCATCCGTCGTACCAGGACGTCTGGATCGGCCGGCTGGGATACGAACCCGACGAGTACCTCGCGGCGATCGGCGAGGCGCTCGAGGAACTGTGTGGTCAGGTCGGCGAGTAA
- the fer gene encoding ferredoxin Fer, translating into MPTVEYLNYEVLDDQGWDMDDDDLFEQAADAGLDDEDYGTLDVAEGEYILEAAEAQGYDWPFSCRAGACANCAAIVFEGEIDMDMQQILSDEEVEEKDVRLTCIGSAETDEVKIVYNAKHLDYLQNRVI; encoded by the coding sequence ATGCCCACGGTAGAATACCTCAACTACGAAGTACTGGACGACCAGGGCTGGGACATGGACGACGACGACCTCTTCGAGCAGGCCGCAGACGCCGGCCTCGACGATGAGGACTACGGTACCCTCGACGTCGCCGAGGGCGAGTACATCCTCGAGGCCGCCGAGGCCCAGGGCTACGACTGGCCCTTCTCGTGCCGCGCAGGCGCCTGCGCGAACTGCGCAGCCATCGTCTTCGAGGGCGAGATCGACATGGACATGCAGCAGATCCTCTCGGACGAGGAAGTCGAGGAGAAGGACGTCCGACTGACCTGCATCGGTTCCGCAGAGACCGACGAGGTCAAGATCGTTTACAACGCCAAGCACCTCGACTACCTGCAGAACCGCGTCATCTAA
- the ileS gene encoding isoleucine--tRNA ligase, whose protein sequence is MSRFGEVDDQYDPHELEGRIFDYWDDVDAYEQTVEHRSDGESFFFVDGPPYTSGSAHMGTTWNKSLKDVYLRFLRMQGYDVTDRPGYDMHGLPIETRVEERLGFENKKDIEEFGEENFIQECKDYADEQLEGLQEDFQDFGVWMDWDDPYRTVEPEYMEAAWWGFSKAADRGLVEKGHRSISQCPRCETAIANNEVEYEDVEDPSIYVKFDLEDREGKIVIWTTTPWTVPANTFVAVDPEGDYVGVRAEKDGEEELLYVADAKHEEVLREGRYDDYEVVEERSGEELIGWSYEHPLAEEVPDHVDVEGALEVYAADYVDTDGDGTGLVHSAPGHGEVDFERGRELGFPIFCPVGSDGVYTEEAGTYEGQFVKDADPEITDDLEDNGALLASGTVHHSYGHCWRCDTGILQIVTDQWFITITDVKDELLDNIEDSEWHPEWARDNRFRDFVEEAPDWNVSRQRYWGIPLPVWTPEDRDDDEDMIVIGDREELADRVDQDVDPEDVDLHKDTVDDLTITEDGTTYTRVPDVFDVWLDSSVASWGTLNYPEDDSRFDELWPADFILEAHDQTRGWFWSQLGMSTAALGESPYQEVLMHGHALMPDGRAMSKSKDILIDPHEAIDRHGRDVMRMFLLSNNPQGEDMRFDWDGMQTMENHLRTLWNVFRFPLPYMRLDEFDPTATTLEDVDSDLELIDEWVLARLQSTKAEMTEAFEDRRQDRALDALIEFVVEDVSRFYVQAVRERMWAEEDSGSKRAAYATIYQVLRESVALLAPYAPFISEEIYGTLTGDDGFDTVHMEDWPEVDEYWQDEQLEDDVAILRAIEEAGANARQQAGRKLRWPVPRVVVAADDDRVVEAVERHTPLLEDRLNAREIELVSAEDRWEELQYSAEADMSELGPAFGDRAGQVMNALNEARIDEPSLEAIEEAVADVLEEGEEITDEMVSFVTQTPDGIAGTAFGLNGDDRGVAYVDASLTDDIESEGYAREVIRRVQEMRKDLDLDVEERIALDLEIDDDRVADLVAEREDLIREEVRADEIGEIDDGHRKEWEVEDVTMEIGVEPLAAAEASD, encoded by the coding sequence ATGAGCAGATTCGGCGAGGTCGACGACCAGTACGATCCGCACGAACTCGAGGGGCGGATCTTCGACTACTGGGACGACGTCGACGCCTACGAGCAGACGGTCGAGCACCGATCCGACGGCGAGTCGTTCTTCTTCGTCGACGGGCCGCCGTACACGTCTGGGTCGGCGCACATGGGAACGACCTGGAACAAGTCGCTGAAGGACGTCTACCTGCGGTTCCTGCGGATGCAGGGGTACGACGTCACCGACCGGCCGGGCTACGACATGCACGGCCTGCCCATCGAGACCCGCGTCGAGGAGCGACTCGGCTTCGAGAACAAGAAGGACATCGAGGAGTTCGGCGAGGAGAACTTCATCCAGGAGTGTAAGGACTACGCCGACGAGCAACTCGAGGGGCTCCAGGAGGACTTCCAAGACTTCGGCGTCTGGATGGACTGGGACGACCCCTACCGGACGGTCGAACCGGAGTACATGGAGGCCGCCTGGTGGGGCTTTTCGAAGGCCGCCGACCGCGGGTTAGTCGAGAAGGGCCACCGCTCGATCTCCCAGTGTCCGCGCTGCGAGACCGCGATCGCGAACAACGAGGTCGAGTACGAGGACGTCGAGGACCCCTCGATCTACGTCAAGTTCGACCTCGAGGACCGCGAGGGCAAGATCGTCATCTGGACGACCACGCCGTGGACGGTTCCGGCGAACACGTTCGTCGCCGTTGACCCCGAAGGCGACTACGTCGGCGTCCGGGCCGAGAAGGACGGCGAGGAGGAACTGCTGTACGTCGCTGACGCGAAACACGAGGAGGTCCTCCGAGAGGGCCGCTACGACGACTACGAGGTCGTCGAGGAGCGCTCCGGCGAGGAGCTGATCGGCTGGTCCTACGAGCACCCGCTCGCCGAGGAGGTACCCGACCACGTCGACGTCGAGGGGGCGCTCGAGGTCTACGCCGCCGACTACGTCGACACCGACGGCGACGGCACGGGGCTCGTCCACTCCGCGCCCGGCCACGGTGAAGTGGACTTCGAGCGCGGCCGCGAACTCGGCTTCCCGATCTTCTGTCCCGTCGGCAGCGACGGCGTCTACACCGAGGAGGCCGGCACGTACGAGGGCCAGTTCGTCAAGGACGCCGATCCGGAGATCACCGACGACCTCGAGGACAACGGCGCGCTGCTCGCCTCGGGTACCGTCCACCACAGTTACGGCCACTGCTGGCGCTGTGACACGGGGATCCTCCAGATCGTCACCGACCAGTGGTTCATCACGATCACCGACGTCAAGGACGAACTGCTGGACAACATCGAGGACAGCGAGTGGCACCCCGAGTGGGCCCGCGACAACCGTTTCCGGGACTTCGTCGAGGAGGCCCCCGACTGGAACGTCTCCCGCCAGCGCTACTGGGGCATCCCGCTGCCCGTTTGGACGCCCGAGGACCGAGATGATGACGAGGACATGATCGTCATCGGCGACCGCGAGGAACTCGCCGATCGGGTCGATCAGGACGTCGACCCCGAGGACGTCGACCTCCACAAGGACACGGTCGACGACCTCACCATCACCGAGGACGGGACCACCTACACGCGCGTCCCCGACGTCTTCGACGTCTGGCTCGACTCCTCGGTCGCCTCCTGGGGCACGCTGAACTACCCCGAAGACGACAGCCGCTTCGACGAGCTCTGGCCCGCCGACTTCATCCTCGAGGCCCACGACCAGACGCGGGGCTGGTTCTGGTCCCAGCTGGGGATGAGCACCGCCGCGCTCGGCGAGAGCCCGTATCAGGAGGTGCTGATGCACGGCCACGCGCTGATGCCCGACGGCCGCGCGATGTCCAAGTCCAAGGACATCCTGATCGACCCCCACGAGGCCATCGACCGCCACGGCCGCGACGTCATGCGCATGTTCCTCCTGTCGAACAACCCGCAGGGCGAGGACATGCGCTTCGACTGGGACGGGATGCAGACGATGGAGAACCACCTCCGGACGCTGTGGAACGTCTTCCGGTTCCCGCTGCCCTACATGCGCTTAGACGAGTTCGATCCCACCGCAACCACTCTCGAGGACGTCGATTCGGACCTCGAACTCATCGACGAATGGGTGCTCGCCCGCCTCCAGTCCACGAAGGCCGAGATGACCGAGGCCTTCGAGGACCGCCGGCAGGACCGCGCGCTCGACGCCCTGATCGAGTTCGTCGTCGAGGACGTCTCGCGATTCTACGTGCAGGCCGTCCGCGAGCGCATGTGGGCCGAGGAGGACAGCGGCTCGAAGCGGGCCGCCTACGCGACGATCTATCAGGTCCTCCGGGAGAGCGTCGCCCTGCTCGCGCCGTACGCGCCGTTCATCAGCGAGGAAATCTACGGGACGCTGACCGGCGACGACGGGTTCGACACCGTCCACATGGAGGACTGGCCCGAGGTCGACGAGTACTGGCAGGACGAACAGCTCGAGGACGACGTCGCCATCCTCCGCGCGATCGAAGAGGCCGGCGCGAACGCCCGCCAGCAGGCCGGCCGCAAGCTGCGCTGGCCCGTCCCGCGGGTCGTCGTGGCTGCTGACGACGACCGCGTCGTCGAGGCCGTCGAGCGCCACACGCCGCTGCTCGAGGACCGACTCAACGCCCGCGAGATCGAGCTCGTCTCCGCGGAGGACCGCTGGGAAGAACTGCAGTACAGCGCCGAGGCCGACATGAGCGAACTCGGACCGGCTTTCGGCGACCGCGCCGGGCAGGTCATGAACGCGCTCAACGAGGCCCGCATCGACGAGCCGAGCCTCGAGGCGATCGAAGAGGCCGTTGCAGACGTGCTCGAGGAGGGCGAGGAGATCACCGACGAGATGGTCTCGTTCGTCACCCAGACGCCCGACGGCATCGCCGGCACCGCGTTCGGACTGAACGGCGACGATCGCGGCGTCGCCTACGTCGACGCCTCGCTGACCGACGACATCGAGAGCGAGGGCTACGCCCGCGAGGTCATCCGCCGCGTCCAGGAGATGCGCAAGGACCTCGATCTCGACGTCGAGGAACGGATCGCCCTGGATCTGGAGATCGACGACGACCGCGTCGCCGACCTCGTCGCCGAGCGCGAGGACCTGATCCGCGAGGAGGTCCGCGCCGACGAGATCGGCGAGATCGACGACGGCCACCGCAAGGAGTGGGAGGTCGAGGACGTGACGATGGAAATCGGGGTCGAGCCGCTGGCAGCGGCCGAAGCGTCGGATTAG
- a CDS encoding A24 family peptidase, whose product MTLADVATTPDLLRLVAVPVFAWVAVRDIKTRRVSSAVWIPLSLLGAVLLVWDGWLAWTTGGTAWTYDFLLPTAVSLGFVVPIAYLFWWVGGIGGADAKALLVLALFFPVYPEYAIGSQTFPLTTMPVEAFAFTVLVNTVFIGLAAPIFLAVRNAVAGRFTGVMFIGWPVSWDAVPETHGRLLETPDGPSRGGLDLDALRMYLRWRGLTLADVRDDPDRYRDPTTLPDEPNPPTDGAVTATVRSDGGARLEDDGELETDADDGDGLETDFDDDDFETSIDDDPWGAAAFLEDIDGSAYGTRPAELREGLEVLATNETVWISPGTPFLVPTFLGLLVALGYGNLFIGPLL is encoded by the coding sequence GTGACTCTCGCCGACGTCGCGACGACCCCCGATCTCCTGCGGCTCGTCGCCGTTCCCGTCTTCGCCTGGGTCGCCGTCCGCGACATCAAGACCAGGCGCGTCTCGAGTGCCGTCTGGATCCCCCTCTCGCTGCTCGGCGCCGTCCTGCTCGTCTGGGACGGCTGGCTCGCCTGGACGACGGGCGGGACCGCCTGGACCTACGACTTCCTCCTGCCGACGGCGGTCAGCCTGGGCTTCGTCGTCCCCATCGCCTACCTGTTCTGGTGGGTCGGCGGGATCGGCGGCGCGGACGCGAAGGCTTTGCTCGTATTGGCCCTGTTCTTCCCGGTCTACCCGGAGTACGCGATCGGTTCGCAGACGTTCCCCCTGACGACCATGCCCGTCGAGGCGTTCGCGTTTACCGTCCTGGTCAACACCGTCTTCATCGGCCTCGCCGCTCCGATCTTCCTCGCCGTCCGCAACGCCGTCGCCGGTCGGTTTACCGGCGTCATGTTCATCGGCTGGCCCGTCTCGTGGGACGCGGTCCCCGAGACCCACGGCCGTCTCCTCGAGACGCCCGACGGCCCCTCTCGGGGCGGACTCGACCTTGACGCCCTTCGGATGTACCTCCGCTGGCGCGGCCTGACGCTGGCCGACGTCCGCGACGACCCCGACCGCTACCGCGATCCGACGACCCTGCCCGACGAGCCCAACCCCCCGACCGACGGCGCCGTCACTGCGACGGTTCGGAGCGACGGTGGAGCGAGGCTCGAGGACGACGGCGAACTCGAGACCGACGCCGACGACGGAGACGGGCTCGAGACCGACTTCGATGACGACGATTTCGAGACATCGATCGACGACGACCCCTGGGGCGCCGCGGCCTTCCTCGAGGACATCGACGGCTCGGCCTACGGAACCCGGCCCGCCGAACTCCGGGAGGGCCTCGAGGTGCTCGCGACGAACGAAACGGTCTGGATCTCGCCGGGCACGCCGTTTCTCGTCCCGACGTTCCTCGGCCTGCTTGTCGCGCTGGGCTACGGGAATCTGTTCATCGGCCCGCTGCTTTGA
- a CDS encoding HIT family protein, with translation MSTIFSQIVEGEIPARVVYEDETTIAFLDANPLAPGHTLVIPKDEYERLNDVPDDVAEDLYATIHRLVPAVEESVDADASTVAFNNGEEAGQEVPHVHCHIVPRFEGDGGGPIHAMFGGQADIDDDRLDEIADEIESRA, from the coding sequence ATGAGTACGATCTTCAGCCAGATCGTCGAGGGGGAGATCCCCGCTCGAGTCGTGTACGAAGACGAGACGACGATCGCCTTCCTCGACGCCAATCCCCTGGCGCCGGGGCACACGCTGGTCATCCCGAAAGACGAGTACGAGCGACTGAACGACGTCCCTGACGACGTCGCCGAGGACCTCTACGCGACGATCCACCGGCTGGTGCCCGCCGTCGAGGAGAGCGTCGACGCCGACGCCTCGACGGTCGCGTTCAACAACGGCGAGGAAGCCGGCCAAGAAGTGCCCCACGTCCACTGTCACATCGTCCCGCGGTTCGAGGGCGACGGCGGCGGCCCGATCCACGCCATGTTCGGCGGTCAGGCGGACATCGACGACGACCGACTCGACGAGATCGCCGACGAAATCGAGTCTCGAGCCTGA
- a CDS encoding NTP transferase domain-containing protein gives MRGVILAAGRGRRMRPYTDDVPKAFLEFDGRTLYDRQRDLLEPYVDGTCVVLGYRHETVLERYDPVDPIVLEGWDRYENAASLLLALERIDDDLLVMNGDVLLDERVLGRLSGQFGALGGRLNLVGCVPGLQSTETAIRWDETGRVSAYGLIEGHQHAGFGVVSREHRTAAMRILRERLEDWYPCVYPRTPTRPLLIPAERHVELNRPTDLDRLRAWLASDRIRCA, from the coding sequence ATGCGCGGCGTGATCCTCGCCGCGGGACGGGGCCGGCGGATGCGACCCTACACGGACGACGTTCCGAAGGCCTTCCTCGAGTTCGACGGCCGGACGCTGTACGATCGACAGCGCGATCTGCTCGAGCCGTACGTGGACGGGACGTGCGTCGTGCTGGGATACCGTCACGAGACCGTTCTCGAGCGGTACGATCCCGTCGACCCGATCGTCCTCGAGGGATGGGACCGGTACGAGAACGCCGCGTCGCTGCTCCTCGCGCTCGAGCGCATCGACGACGATCTGCTGGTAATGAACGGCGACGTCCTCCTCGACGAGCGGGTGCTCGGGCGGCTGTCCGGACAGTTCGGGGCCCTCGGCGGCCGTCTCAACCTCGTCGGGTGCGTTCCGGGGCTCCAGAGCACGGAGACGGCGATTCGGTGGGACGAGACGGGACGCGTCTCGGCGTACGGACTCATCGAGGGCCACCAGCACGCCGGTTTCGGCGTCGTGAGCCGCGAGCACCGAACGGCCGCGATGCGAATCCTGCGCGAACGGCTCGAGGACTGGTACCCCTGCGTCTACCCGCGGACGCCGACGCGGCCGCTGTTGATCCCGGCCGAGCGACACGTGGAGCTCAATCGACCAACCGACCTCGACCGACTGCGAGCGTGGCTCGCCTCCGACCGAATTCGGTGTGCGTGA
- a CDS encoding ribose-phosphate diphosphokinase produces the protein MTTIVSGSASQTLAASLADELEVSLAAVEYDRFPDGELLAAAPDFDDDRAIIVGSTVSSDAHLELLQLQDAVREAGAEDVVTVLPYMGYARQDEAFEAGHPVSARAVARSISTGTDRVLTVNPHETAICEFFEPTATAVDAAGRLADPLPADLADPVFLSPDAGAIDLAETVRDAYGDGETDYFKKTRHSGTEVEISPSDVDVAGRDVVVTDDIIATGSTMSEAVGVLRDRDVGRVFVTCVHPLLARNAVTKLRRAGVETIYGTDTIEREVSAVSVAPAIADEL, from the coding sequence ATGACTACGATCGTCAGCGGGTCGGCCTCTCAGACGCTGGCCGCCTCCCTCGCGGACGAACTCGAGGTATCACTCGCCGCCGTCGAGTACGACCGGTTCCCGGACGGCGAACTGCTCGCGGCCGCTCCCGACTTCGACGACGACAGAGCGATTATCGTCGGCTCGACGGTCTCGAGCGACGCCCACCTCGAACTGCTCCAGCTCCAGGACGCCGTCCGCGAGGCCGGCGCCGAGGACGTCGTCACCGTCCTGCCGTACATGGGCTACGCCCGCCAGGACGAGGCCTTCGAGGCGGGCCATCCCGTCTCCGCCCGCGCGGTCGCCCGTTCGATTTCGACCGGAACGGACCGCGTGCTGACCGTCAACCCCCACGAGACGGCGATCTGCGAGTTCTTCGAGCCGACGGCGACGGCCGTCGACGCGGCGGGCCGGCTGGCCGATCCGCTGCCTGCCGACCTCGCGGACCCCGTCTTCCTCTCGCCCGATGCGGGCGCGATCGACCTCGCCGAAACGGTTCGAGACGCCTATGGCGACGGCGAGACGGACTACTTCAAGAAGACCCGCCACTCCGGCACCGAGGTCGAGATCTCCCCCAGCGACGTCGACGTGGCCGGCCGCGACGTCGTCGTGACTGACGACATCATCGCGACGGGATCGACCATGAGCGAGGCCGTCGGCGTCCTTCGGGACCGCGACGTCGGGCGCGTCTTCGTCACCTGCGTCCACCCGCTGCTGGCGCGCAACGCGGTGACGAAACTCCGCCGCGCGGGCGTCGAGACGATCTACGGCACCGATACGATCGAGCGAGAAGTGAGCGCCGTCTCGGTCGCACCGGCGATCGCTGACGAACTGTAA
- a CDS encoding glycerophosphodiester phosphodiesterase → MEIIGHRGCADQFPENTRLAIREAARRLPAVEIDVRRCGSGELVVFHDETLERVTGASGRVAETPWTELRDLTVLESGESIPRLETVLRAVPDDVTLQLELKERGIASETLQSAMTAGADVRISSFLPEALAEIETNYLDVPNGLLFGDEPEENLSRAIELDCTHVFPHYDLCVETDVVSAARDRGFDVIAWKAARTTDDVRALREAGVDGVTADRWDVAPASLRASAESQRS, encoded by the coding sequence ATGGAGATAATCGGCCATCGCGGCTGTGCGGATCAGTTTCCGGAAAACACCCGTCTCGCAATTCGCGAAGCCGCTCGTCGGCTCCCCGCGGTCGAGATCGACGTTCGGCGGTGCGGTTCGGGTGAACTGGTGGTATTTCACGACGAAACCCTCGAGCGCGTCACCGGCGCGTCCGGCCGGGTCGCGGAGACGCCGTGGACCGAACTCCGTGACCTGACCGTCCTCGAGTCGGGCGAATCGATTCCCCGCCTCGAGACGGTCCTGCGGGCCGTCCCGGACGACGTCACCCTGCAACTCGAGCTGAAAGAACGGGGGATCGCCTCCGAAACGTTGCAGTCGGCGATGACGGCCGGAGCCGACGTCCGAATCTCGTCGTTTCTCCCCGAGGCGCTGGCCGAGATCGAGACGAACTATCTGGACGTCCCGAACGGACTGCTCTTCGGCGACGAACCCGAGGAGAATCTCTCGCGAGCGATCGAACTCGACTGTACGCACGTCTTCCCGCACTACGACCTCTGCGTCGAAACCGACGTCGTGTCCGCCGCCCGCGATCGCGGGTTCGACGTCATCGCGTGGAAGGCCGCGCGGACGACCGACGACGTCCGCGCGCTGCGCGAGGCCGGCGTCGACGGCGTGACCGCGGATCGGTGGGACGTCGCACCCGCTTCGCTCCGAGCGAGCGCCGAATCACAGCGGTCGTAG
- a CDS encoding HVO_0234 family beta-propeller protein, producing the protein MHSIEEKRVYGDREGALEAYVASSIGVVRVRVADDTVGEFGLCDRCTARDIAATDGVVAIATDEDVRLLDLERGDDADDATVVDSGFGPAVAVGADNSGLVAAGPDGGVARLESPSVGLGDAGSAREWTPLESDGVAAVRAIDGDLVGTESGVYRVHEGCLDHAGLSDVRDVSAAGVPLAATEDGLYKLGNGWMQALEGAFETVAADPRSERGQLTRAHAVGGDAVYAYDADDESWTEYDRSSAPIVGIGYGRTVYAVTERGTFLSATPDDEANRWRSQTIGVSGVTGLAVPGGE; encoded by the coding sequence ATGCATTCCATCGAGGAAAAGCGCGTCTACGGCGACCGCGAAGGGGCCCTCGAGGCCTACGTCGCCAGTTCGATTGGCGTCGTTCGCGTCCGCGTCGCCGACGACACCGTTGGAGAGTTCGGCCTCTGTGACCGCTGTACGGCCCGCGACATCGCGGCGACCGACGGCGTCGTCGCGATCGCGACCGACGAGGACGTCCGCCTGCTCGACCTCGAGCGCGGCGACGACGCTGACGACGCGACGGTCGTCGACAGCGGGTTCGGTCCCGCCGTCGCCGTCGGCGCCGACAACTCCGGGCTGGTCGCCGCCGGTCCCGACGGCGGCGTCGCCCGCCTCGAGTCGCCCTCGGTCGGCCTCGGCGACGCCGGGAGCGCCCGCGAGTGGACGCCCCTCGAGAGCGACGGCGTCGCGGCGGTGCGGGCGATCGACGGCGACCTCGTCGGGACCGAAAGCGGCGTCTACCGCGTCCACGAGGGCTGCCTCGACCACGCCGGCCTCTCGGACGTACGGGACGTCTCCGCGGCTGGCGTTCCGCTGGCCGCGACCGAAGACGGCCTTTACAAACTCGGCAACGGCTGGATGCAGGCCCTCGAGGGAGCGTTCGAGACCGTCGCCGCGGACCCGCGAAGCGAACGCGGGCAGTTGACTCGCGCCCACGCGGTCGGCGGCGACGCCGTCTACGCCTACGACGCCGACGACGAGTCCTGGACCGAGTACGATCGCTCGAGCGCGCCGATCGTCGGGATCGGCTACGGACGCACCGTCTACGCCGTCACCGAACGAGGGACCTTCCTCTCGGCGACGCCCGACGACGAGGCCAACCGATGGCGGTCCCAAACGATCGGCGTCAGCGGCGTGACGGGACTCGCCGTGCCCGGCGGCGAGTAA